The following proteins are encoded in a genomic region of Streptomyces lunaelactis:
- a CDS encoding transcriptional regulator encodes MTGSRFNEVIHAPNRLQICTMLAAVETMAFSTLRDALDVSDSVLSKHVKILQTAGYLDVTKARGASYPRTWIALTPDGRQAFSGHIAELRRIVELGDLVRRDPVSPGE; translated from the coding sequence GTGACCGGGTCCCGCTTCAACGAAGTGATCCACGCACCCAACCGCCTCCAGATCTGCACCATGCTCGCCGCTGTTGAGACGATGGCCTTCTCCACGCTCCGCGATGCCCTCGACGTCAGCGACTCGGTACTGAGCAAGCACGTCAAGATCCTCCAGACGGCCGGCTATCTGGACGTCACGAAGGCCCGGGGCGCGTCCTACCCCCGCACCTGGATCGCGCTGACTCCGGACGGCCGACAGGCTTTCTCCGGGCATATCGCCGAACTCCGCCGCATCGTCGAACTGGGGGACCTGGTCCGACGGGATCCGGTATCGCCCGGTGAGTGA
- a CDS encoding M16 family metallopeptidase, whose product MKHKVSRATLGNGLRVVVERQPGASRTAVCVHYGVGYRSERPDREGFAHLFEHLMFRGSASLPEGRFYDHIHSLGGQANGTTHQDYTDYHQVVPAAALEQALFSEADRMRAPRFTEQSLAGQLDGIEVEIHEAVEARPYGGFPWPLLPGVVFENFANAHDGYGRLEQLRTATVAECEEFFEAHYAPGNAVLTVVGDHDPEELLALAERYFGGIPARSFAPSPDLRERDLTEDRWATCTEPEVPATAVAVGYRLPDSRADMAGYLAHAVLAEIISQQGLEGVQAASAGCGVFGPLDARDPDLLVITALVPPAVSPRQAVEAMTGRWSSWADDPRLERIQAQAVRRMITEHHRQHVEVYVRGRALGRLELLFGRAELLDELPARLGEIGPGDVAAAARGLHAAAKGVLVMAPGAARTRPAPARDTGPAPAALEPPGTPGPVAGPPTVPAPARPVPPLGAQPTPYYGPRRDVTLVGGTRVVAVRDGRIPLVELRLRLPLGASGWRRPEDVDALVHVLAGRTGVTGRAEERGGSFHLSTDGQWLDITGFTPPDGVTDWLGLLGELAAPVGAVVPLRTPSRRRDPGAVADTALRGHWLAHTAPSRERTGERPGLDMVHHDILRRGGGWLVAVGDIDPDRFAADAERALSGWKAAAPGEAGAYAETGAYGEAGASLGTSTLALHHDAMADVHLTLSAPEPTGDTASAARYLATAVAGAHYQSRMAAHSLRAGLDHTVYSARDICLGTSRAYVRATLPERHAAGGVAGIAEVLGELRTVPVTAAELEPIRTFCAAQLLGVFDSPAAKADLLRDTVSAGRRPEWAERLPELLRQSTPAEVGTACADLFAADRMTMVVLGRPGLASETADRWTALLEGSGTPPAPVPRPHAGPLA is encoded by the coding sequence ATGAAGCACAAGGTCAGTAGGGCAACCCTCGGCAACGGTCTGCGGGTCGTCGTCGAGCGGCAGCCAGGCGCGTCGCGCACAGCGGTCTGCGTCCACTACGGGGTGGGCTACCGGTCGGAGCGGCCCGATCGGGAAGGGTTCGCCCATCTCTTCGAGCACTTGATGTTCCGGGGCAGCGCGAGCCTTCCCGAGGGTCGTTTCTACGACCACATCCACTCGCTGGGCGGCCAGGCGAACGGCACCACCCACCAGGACTACACCGACTACCACCAGGTGGTCCCGGCCGCGGCCCTGGAACAGGCGCTGTTCAGCGAGGCCGATCGGATGCGGGCGCCCCGGTTCACCGAGCAGTCGCTGGCCGGTCAGCTGGACGGCATCGAGGTGGAGATCCACGAGGCGGTGGAAGCCCGGCCGTACGGAGGGTTCCCCTGGCCGCTGCTGCCCGGTGTGGTCTTCGAGAACTTCGCCAACGCCCATGACGGATACGGCCGTCTGGAGCAGCTCCGCACGGCGACGGTCGCTGAGTGCGAGGAGTTCTTCGAGGCCCATTACGCTCCGGGCAACGCGGTGCTGACCGTGGTCGGTGACCACGACCCCGAGGAGCTGCTGGCCCTGGCCGAGCGGTATTTCGGCGGCATACCGGCGCGCTCGTTCGCCCCGTCACCCGATCTGCGCGAGCGGGACCTCACCGAGGACCGGTGGGCGACCTGCACGGAACCCGAGGTTCCCGCGACGGCCGTGGCCGTCGGCTACCGGCTGCCCGATTCCCGCGCGGACATGGCGGGTTATCTGGCGCATGCCGTACTGGCCGAGATCATCAGCCAGCAGGGACTGGAGGGCGTCCAGGCGGCGTCGGCCGGCTGCGGCGTTTTCGGTCCGCTGGACGCCAGGGACCCCGACCTCCTGGTCATCACCGCTCTGGTGCCCCCGGCGGTCTCGCCGCGGCAGGCGGTGGAGGCGATGACCGGGCGGTGGTCCTCCTGGGCCGACGACCCCCGACTCGAACGGATTCAGGCCCAGGCGGTCCGACGCATGATCACCGAACACCACCGGCAGCACGTCGAGGTGTACGTCCGCGGCCGCGCCCTGGGCCGGCTGGAACTTCTGTTCGGGCGGGCCGAGCTGCTCGACGAGCTCCCCGCCCGGCTCGGCGAGATCGGCCCCGGTGACGTCGCCGCCGCCGCTCGCGGCCTGCACGCGGCGGCCAAGGGCGTTCTGGTGATGGCCCCTGGCGCTGCCAGGACCCGCCCGGCCCCGGCCCGCGATACGGGTCCCGCGCCCGCCGCGTTGGAGCCCCCCGGCACGCCCGGCCCGGTGGCGGGGCCGCCGACTGTCCCGGCGCCGGCCCGGCCGGTCCCGCCGCTCGGCGCGCAGCCCACGCCGTACTACGGCCCCCGGCGTGATGTCACTCTCGTCGGCGGTACGCGCGTCGTGGCGGTCAGGGACGGACGCATCCCGTTGGTGGAGCTGCGGCTGCGGCTGCCGCTGGGCGCGTCAGGGTGGCGGCGCCCGGAGGATGTCGACGCGCTGGTCCATGTGCTGGCCGGGCGTACCGGAGTGACAGGCCGTGCGGAGGAGCGGGGTGGCTCGTTCCACCTGTCCACCGACGGCCAGTGGCTCGACATCACCGGTTTCACGCCCCCGGACGGGGTCACGGACTGGCTGGGACTACTGGGCGAGCTCGCGGCCCCGGTGGGCGCTGTGGTGCCGCTGCGTACACCGTCGCGCCGCCGTGACCCCGGGGCGGTGGCCGATACCGCGTTGCGCGGGCATTGGCTCGCCCACACCGCCCCGTCGCGCGAACGGACCGGGGAACGCCCCGGCCTCGACATGGTGCACCACGACATCCTGCGCCGGGGCGGGGGCTGGCTGGTGGCCGTCGGCGACATCGACCCCGACCGGTTCGCCGCCGACGCCGAACGGGCCCTGTCCGGCTGGAAGGCGGCCGCGCCTGGGGAGGCGGGCGCGTACGCGGAAACGGGCGCGTACGGGGAGGCGGGCGCGTCGCTGGGCACCAGCACACTGGCGCTCCATCACGACGCCATGGCGGACGTGCACCTGACGCTGAGCGCGCCGGAGCCGACGGGGGACACCGCTTCGGCGGCCCGGTACCTGGCCACCGCGGTGGCCGGTGCCCACTACCAGTCCCGGATGGCCGCCCACAGCCTTCGCGCGGGTCTTGACCATACGGTGTACTCCGCGCGCGACATCTGCCTCGGCACCTCCCGGGCCTACGTCAGGGCGACGTTGCCCGAGCGGCACGCGGCAGGCGGCGTGGCGGGCATCGCGGAGGTGTTGGGCGAGCTCCGGACCGTCCCCGTCACCGCGGCCGAACTTGAGCCGATCCGCACCTTCTGCGCCGCCCAACTGCTGGGGGTTTTCGACTCCCCGGCGGCCAAGGCCGACCTGCTTCGCGACACGGTCTCCGCGGGCAGGCGGCCCGAATGGGCGGAGCGGTTGCCGGAACTTCTGCGGCAGTCGACCCCGGCCGAGGTCGGGACGGCGTGCGCCGACCTCTTCGCCGCGGACCGTATGACCATGGTCGTGCTGGGCAGGCCAGGACTGGCCTCGGAGACGGCCGATCGGTGGACCGCGCTGCTGGAAGGCAGCGGCACACCGCCGGCTCCGGTCCCTCGCCCGCACGCCGGCCCCCTGGCGTGA
- a CDS encoding integrase, whose protein sequence is MQILRHSKIAVTMEIYTHIPSEATRKALRKLGKHLDGQDQT, encoded by the coding sequence ATGCAGATCCTCCGACACAGCAAGATCGCCGTGACGATGGAGATCTACACGCACATCCCGTCCGAGGCCACACGCAAAGCTCTGCGGAAGCTGGGCAAGCACCTGGACGGGCAAGATCAGACGTAG
- the sepX gene encoding divisome protein SepX/GlpR, translating to MSSSGLIYAVIVGAWAAYLVPMWLRRQDELNEARPTERFSTAIRLLSGRGAMERRYARELRERTAEEAGPDGDPDAATDRLSSVDVRAFAAPPARTEARMDVPARQAPAAPAVPSQVRPPAPRPRPNGAAAERARRTKVLARRRRTTVVLFFAFTLGAIVAAVGGLGFLWAPAGPAVLLSVYIVHLRSQERRRFEFTMDRRRAEAAAQRLRENRPRRHQAPAASAAEPDEEPEARPEPEPAAALSPQEAGRRALVEQTDHAEWVDQQRERGPARGDSWDPVPVPLPTYVTAPVAPRATSGVDFSDPETWSSARSSTAEPTPEPTPAADSPPRQRTGPPRRMRDRGRTPLFDQYEDEDRPRAANE from the coding sequence GTGAGCAGCAGCGGCCTCATCTACGCAGTCATCGTCGGGGCCTGGGCCGCCTACTTGGTGCCGATGTGGCTCCGCAGGCAGGACGAGCTCAATGAAGCCCGTCCGACGGAACGCTTCTCCACCGCCATCCGGCTACTGTCCGGACGCGGGGCGATGGAGCGCCGGTACGCCAGGGAGCTGCGGGAGCGCACCGCCGAGGAGGCGGGGCCCGACGGGGACCCGGACGCGGCCACGGACCGTTTGAGTTCCGTGGACGTCCGGGCCTTCGCCGCGCCCCCGGCACGTACGGAAGCCCGGATGGATGTCCCGGCCCGGCAGGCGCCCGCAGCCCCGGCCGTACCGTCACAGGTGCGGCCCCCGGCCCCGCGCCCGCGGCCGAACGGTGCCGCGGCCGAGCGCGCGCGGCGCACCAAGGTCCTGGCCCGCCGCAGACGTACGACCGTTGTCCTCTTCTTCGCCTTCACGCTGGGCGCGATCGTCGCCGCGGTCGGCGGGCTCGGTTTCCTGTGGGCCCCGGCCGGCCCGGCGGTGCTGCTCAGCGTGTACATCGTGCATCTGCGCAGCCAGGAGCGACGGCGCTTCGAGTTCACCATGGACCGGCGCCGGGCCGAGGCCGCGGCGCAGCGGCTGCGCGAGAACCGTCCCCGCCGGCACCAGGCCCCCGCGGCGTCCGCCGCCGAGCCGGACGAGGAGCCCGAGGCGCGCCCCGAGCCCGAACCCGCCGCCGCGCTCTCGCCCCAGGAGGCGGGCCGCCGCGCGCTGGTCGAGCAGACGGACCATGCGGAGTGGGTCGACCAGCAGCGCGAACGCGGCCCGGCGCGCGGCGACAGCTGGGACCCCGTCCCGGTCCCGCTGCCGACGTACGTGACCGCGCCCGTCGCCCCGCGCGCGACGAGCGGCGTGGACTTCAGCGACCCGGAGACCTGGAGCTCGGCCCGATCGTCGACCGCGGAGCCGACCCCGGAACCGACGCCGGCCGCGGACTCGCCGCCGCGTCAGCGGACCGGGCCGCCCCGCCGCATGCGTGACCGCGGCCGCACTCCGCTCTTCGACCAATATGAGGACGAGGACCGGCCGCGCGCCGCCAACGAGTGA
- a CDS encoding GNAT family N-acetyltransferase, which yields MILVDGDIALRPIKLRDQRSWREVNRRNRDWLRPWEATIPPPAPGGPHAQRPTYRQMVRHLRAEAGAGRMLPFVIEYQGQLVGQLTVAGITWGSMCSGHVGYWVDRQVAGRGVMPTAVALAVDHCFRTVGLHRIEVCIRPENGPSLRVVEKLGFREEGLRPGYLHIDGGWRDHLVFALTAEEVPEGLLHRWHQARPGTSREIK from the coding sequence GTGATCCTGGTGGACGGCGATATCGCCCTCCGCCCGATAAAGCTGCGCGACCAGCGGTCCTGGCGCGAGGTCAACCGGCGCAACCGCGACTGGCTGCGGCCGTGGGAAGCGACGATTCCGCCGCCCGCCCCCGGCGGGCCCCACGCCCAGCGCCCCACCTACCGCCAGATGGTCCGCCATCTGCGCGCCGAGGCCGGCGCGGGGCGGATGCTGCCCTTCGTCATTGAGTACCAGGGGCAGCTCGTCGGCCAGCTGACGGTCGCCGGGATCACCTGGGGCTCGATGTGCTCGGGCCATGTCGGCTACTGGGTGGACCGGCAGGTCGCGGGCCGCGGCGTCATGCCGACGGCCGTCGCCCTCGCCGTCGACCACTGCTTCCGTACGGTCGGACTGCACCGCATCGAGGTCTGCATTCGCCCGGAGAACGGCCCCAGCCTCCGGGTCGTGGAGAAACTCGGATTCCGCGAAGAGGGACTGCGCCCCGGTTATCTCCACATCGACGGTGGGTGGCGGGACCATCTGGTCTTCGCGCTCACGGCCGAAGAGGTCCCGGAAGGACTGCTCCACCGCTGGCACCAGGCACGACCCGGAACGTCACGGGAAATAAAATAA
- a CDS encoding MogA/MoaB family molybdenum cofactor biosynthesis protein, whose product MSPRGGEVYSHSHRPGADVSDAATGGALLAPYSALVVTASNRAAAGVYEDKGGPLLAEGLTKLGFAIDGPQVVPDGDPVERALRDGVAAGYDVILTTGGTGISPTDRTPEATRRVLDHEIPGIPEAIRAYGREKVPTAALSRGLAGVAGGTLIVNLPGSTGGVRDGLAVLEPLLIHAVDQIRGGDHPRTAGSPS is encoded by the coding sequence ATGAGCCCGCGTGGCGGAGAGGTCTACAGCCACAGCCACCGGCCCGGCGCCGACGTATCGGATGCCGCGACGGGCGGGGCGTTGCTCGCGCCGTACAGCGCGCTGGTCGTCACCGCCTCCAACCGCGCCGCGGCCGGTGTGTACGAGGACAAGGGCGGCCCGCTCCTCGCCGAGGGGCTGACGAAGTTGGGCTTCGCCATCGACGGCCCCCAGGTCGTCCCCGACGGTGACCCGGTCGAGCGGGCCCTGCGGGACGGGGTGGCCGCCGGCTACGACGTCATCCTCACCACCGGCGGCACCGGCATCTCGCCCACCGACCGCACTCCCGAGGCCACCCGCCGGGTCCTCGACCACGAGATCCCCGGCATCCCCGAGGCGATCCGCGCGTACGGTCGAGAGAAGGTGCCCACCGCGGCGCTGTCCCGCGGCCTCGCCGGTGTCGCGGGAGGGACCCTGATCGTCAACCTCCCCGGCTCCACCGGCGGAGTGCGCGACGGACTGGCCGTACTGGAGCCGCTCCTCATCCATGCCGTGGACCAGATCCGCGGCGGCGACCACCCCAGAACCGCCGGGAGCCCAAGCTGA
- the moaC gene encoding cyclic pyranopterin monophosphate synthase MoaC, translated as MSTQGRLTHIDEAGAARMVDVSGKDVTARTASASGRVLVSPRVVELLRGEGVPKGDALATARIAGIMGAKRTPDLIPLCHPLAVSGVTLDLSVADDAVEITATVRTTDRTGVEMEALTAVSVAALTIIDMVKAVDKGAVITDVRVEEKTGGKSGDWSRS; from the coding sequence ATGAGTACGCAAGGCAGGCTGACGCACATCGACGAGGCGGGGGCGGCCCGTATGGTCGACGTCTCCGGAAAGGACGTCACCGCACGCACCGCCAGCGCCAGTGGCCGGGTGCTGGTCTCACCGCGGGTGGTGGAGCTGCTGCGGGGCGAGGGCGTTCCCAAGGGCGACGCCCTGGCCACGGCCCGCATCGCGGGGATCATGGGCGCCAAGCGCACCCCCGATCTCATCCCGCTCTGTCACCCGCTGGCGGTCTCCGGCGTGACGCTGGATCTGTCGGTCGCCGATGACGCGGTGGAGATCACCGCCACGGTGAGGACCACCGACCGTACGGGTGTCGAGATGGAGGCCCTGACCGCGGTCTCGGTCGCCGCGCTGACCATCATCGACATGGTCAAGGCCGTCGACAAGGGCGCGGTGATCACCGACGTGCGGGTCGAGGAGAAGACGGGCGGCAAGTCCGGCGACTGGAGCCGCTCATGA
- the glp gene encoding molybdotransferase-like divisome protein Glp — MSSTIWSVDDHLEDILGAIRPLDPIELQLPDAQGCVLVEDVTVSVALPPFDNSSMDGYAVRTADVAGATEEFPAVLTVIGDVAAGSGGQPTVGPGQAARIMTGAPLPPGAEAVVPVEWTDGGTGGGAATAMRPAGEAPEGASGEVRVHRPAEARAHVRARGSDVQAGDLALEAGTVLGPPQIGLLAAIGRATVRVRPRPRVVVLSTGNELVQPGEELGEGQIYDSNSFALCAAARDAGALSYRVGAVTDDAETLRATIEDQLIRADLLVTTGGVSVGAYDVVKEALSSVGDADVPGSGIDFRKLAMQPGKPQGFGSIGPEHTPLLALPGNPVSSYVSFELFVHPAIRALMGLKDVHRPKVRAVLKADRTLSSPSGKRQYLRGAYDRASGTVSPVGGSGSHLIAALAHADCLIVVPETDTSVEPGAEVEVVLIG, encoded by the coding sequence GTGAGCAGCACGATCTGGTCGGTGGACGACCATCTGGAGGACATCCTCGGGGCGATCCGCCCGCTGGACCCGATCGAGCTGCAACTGCCGGACGCCCAGGGCTGTGTTCTCGTCGAGGACGTCACGGTGTCCGTCGCCCTGCCGCCCTTCGACAACAGTTCCATGGACGGTTACGCGGTCCGTACGGCCGATGTCGCCGGAGCCACCGAGGAGTTCCCCGCGGTCCTCACGGTCATCGGCGATGTGGCGGCCGGCAGCGGGGGACAGCCCACCGTCGGGCCGGGCCAGGCCGCGCGCATCATGACCGGCGCCCCGCTGCCGCCCGGCGCCGAGGCCGTCGTCCCGGTCGAGTGGACCGACGGCGGCACGGGCGGGGGAGCGGCGACGGCCATGCGCCCGGCCGGCGAGGCCCCCGAGGGCGCGAGTGGCGAGGTCCGCGTCCACCGCCCCGCCGAGGCCAGGGCCCATGTCCGCGCGCGTGGCAGCGATGTCCAGGCGGGCGATCTGGCTCTGGAGGCGGGCACGGTCCTCGGCCCGCCACAGATCGGCCTGCTCGCCGCGATCGGCCGCGCCACCGTGCGCGTACGGCCCCGTCCGCGCGTCGTCGTGCTCTCCACCGGCAACGAACTGGTCCAGCCCGGCGAGGAGTTGGGCGAAGGCCAGATCTACGACTCCAACAGCTTCGCGCTGTGCGCCGCCGCGCGCGACGCGGGCGCCCTCTCCTACCGGGTGGGCGCGGTCACCGACGACGCGGAGACGCTGCGCGCGACCATCGAGGACCAGCTGATCCGCGCCGATCTGCTGGTCACGACGGGCGGGGTGAGCGTCGGTGCGTACGACGTGGTCAAGGAAGCCCTCTCGTCGGTGGGCGACGCGGACGTGCCCGGCAGCGGGATCGACTTCCGCAAGCTCGCGATGCAGCCCGGCAAGCCGCAGGGCTTCGGCTCGATCGGCCCCGAGCACACCCCGCTGCTGGCGCTCCCGGGCAATCCCGTCTCGTCGTACGTCTCCTTCGAGCTGTTCGTACATCCCGCGATCCGGGCCCTGATGGGCCTGAAGGACGTCCACAGGCCGAAGGTCCGCGCCGTCCTGAAGGCCGACAGGACCCTGTCGTCGCCCTCCGGCAAGCGGCAGTACCTGCGGGGTGCGTACGACCGCGCGTCGGGCACCGTCTCCCCGGTCGGCGGCTCCGGCTCCCATCTGATCGCGGCCCTCGCACATGCCGACTGCCTGATCGTCGTCCCGGAGACGGACACCTCGGTGGAGCCGGGCGCGGAGGTGGAAGTGGTCCTCATCGGCTGA
- the galU gene encoding UTP--glucose-1-phosphate uridylyltransferase GalU, giving the protein MTQSHPRISKAVIPAAGLGTRFLPATKATPKEMLPVVDKPAIQYVVEEAVSAGLSDVLMITGRNKRPLEDHFDRNYELESALTRKGDAQRLAKVQESSDLATMHYVRQGDPRGLGHAVLCAAPHVGDQPFAVLLGDDLIDPRDPLLARMVEIQEREGGSVIALMEVDPSQIHLYGCAAVEATGESDVVRVTNLVEKPDPSEAPSNLAIIGRYVLDPAVFEILRKTEPGRGNEIQLTDALQKLAEDEKAGGPVHGVIFKGRRYDTGDRGDYLRAIVRLACEREDLGPEFRTWLRSYVNEEM; this is encoded by the coding sequence ATGACTCAGTCGCACCCCAGGATCAGCAAGGCTGTCATCCCCGCCGCAGGTCTGGGCACCCGGTTCCTGCCTGCCACAAAGGCCACTCCCAAAGAGATGCTGCCTGTCGTCGACAAGCCCGCGATCCAGTACGTCGTCGAGGAGGCGGTCTCGGCCGGTCTCTCCGACGTGCTCATGATCACCGGCCGCAACAAGCGTCCCCTCGAGGACCACTTCGACCGCAATTACGAGCTGGAGAGCGCGCTCACCCGCAAGGGCGACGCCCAGCGTCTCGCGAAGGTCCAGGAGTCGAGCGACCTCGCCACCATGCACTATGTGCGCCAGGGCGATCCGCGCGGGCTCGGCCACGCCGTGCTGTGCGCCGCCCCGCACGTCGGTGACCAGCCCTTCGCGGTCCTCCTCGGCGACGACCTGATCGACCCGCGCGACCCGCTGCTCGCCCGCATGGTCGAGATCCAGGAGCGGGAGGGCGGCAGCGTGATCGCCCTGATGGAGGTCGACCCCTCGCAGATCCATCTGTACGGCTGCGCGGCCGTCGAGGCCACCGGCGAGTCGGACGTGGTCCGGGTGACCAACCTGGTCGAGAAGCCCGACCCGTCCGAGGCGCCGAGCAATCTCGCCATCATCGGCCGCTATGTCCTCGACCCCGCGGTCTTCGAGATACTGCGGAAGACCGAGCCGGGCCGCGGCAACGAGATCCAGCTCACCGACGCTCTCCAGAAGCTCGCCGAGGACGAGAAGGCGGGCGGCCCGGTGCACGGCGTGATCTTCAAGGGCCGCCGCTATGACACCGGCGACCGAGGTGACTACCTGCGGGCGATTGTCAGACTCGCATGCGAACGTGAAGACCTGGGCCCGGAGTTCCGGACCTGGCTTCGCAGTTATGTGAACGAGGAGATGTAG
- a CDS encoding 5-formyltetrahydrofolate cyclo-ligase, translating to MSDDLSAKNAVRRELLDARSLLSPEDVQQAAAVLARQALDLPELTEAHIVAAYVSVGREPGTRTLLDALHTRGVRVLLPVLRADNDLDWGVYRGPEHLVRAGRGLLEPDGERLGVDAVVEADAVLLPGLAVDGRGMRLGRGGGSYDRVLARLAAAGADPALVVLLYANEVVARVPEEPHDHPVHAVITPTAVRRFTG from the coding sequence ATGAGCGATGACTTGTCCGCAAAGAATGCGGTACGGCGTGAACTCCTCGACGCCCGGAGCCTACTGTCCCCCGAGGACGTCCAGCAGGCAGCCGCAGTTCTTGCGCGACAGGCCCTGGATCTCCCGGAATTGACCGAAGCGCACATAGTCGCCGCATATGTCTCCGTGGGGCGCGAGCCCGGGACGCGCACGCTGCTCGACGCGCTGCACACGCGGGGCGTACGCGTCCTGTTGCCGGTCCTGAGGGCGGACAACGATCTGGACTGGGGTGTGTACCGGGGCCCGGAGCATCTGGTGCGCGCCGGCCGCGGGCTGCTGGAGCCGGACGGCGAGCGGCTCGGCGTGGACGCCGTGGTGGAGGCCGATGCCGTACTCCTTCCCGGGCTCGCCGTGGACGGTCGCGGTATGCGGCTCGGCCGCGGCGGCGGCTCGTACGACCGGGTCCTCGCCCGGCTCGCGGCGGCCGGCGCCGACCCCGCGCTGGTGGTCCTGCTGTACGCGAACGAGGTGGTCGCACGGGTCCCGGAGGAACCGCACGACCACCCCGTACACGCGGTGATCACACCCACGGCCGTCAGGCGCTTCACCGGCTGA